One Candidatus Poseidoniia archaeon genomic region harbors:
- a CDS encoding histidine triad nucleotide-binding protein — protein sequence MSDCLFCRIRDGEIPGDLVYESDAVLAFNDINPQAPTHVLIIPREHIATLNDLEPAHRELVGEIQLIAQQIARERGHADEGYRTVFNCNAAAGQTVFHIHLHLLGGRNLGWPPG from the coding sequence GTGAGCGACTGCCTCTTCTGCCGGATTCGCGACGGGGAAATCCCGGGCGACCTGGTCTACGAGAGCGACGCCGTGCTGGCGTTCAACGACATCAACCCGCAGGCGCCGACGCACGTGCTCATCATCCCGCGCGAGCACATCGCGACGCTCAACGACCTCGAGCCGGCGCACCGCGAGCTGGTGGGCGAAATACAGCTCATCGCGCAGCAAATTGCGCGCGAGCGCGGCCATGCCGACGAGGGCTACCGCACGGTCTTCAACTGCAACGCCGCGGCAGGGCAGACCGTGTTCCACATCCATCTGCATCTGCTCGGCGGGCGCAATCTGGGCTGGCCACCCGGTTAA
- a CDS encoding EVE domain-containing protein, which yields MARWLLKTEPSSYSWEQMERDRTIRWTGIGNNWALKLLRECRPGDEAFFYHTGSDRCVRGLVTVESEPYPHWQAECDCGVPHDDRLAVVDVALHAALREPVTLAQVKAQPEFAEFHLVKFGRLSVMPVSDEHWERVIEMGGGLA from the coding sequence ATGGCGCGCTGGCTGCTGAAGACCGAGCCGTCGAGCTATAGCTGGGAGCAGATGGAGCGCGACCGCACCATTCGCTGGACCGGCATCGGCAACAACTGGGCGCTAAAGCTCCTGCGCGAATGCCGGCCGGGCGACGAGGCGTTCTTCTACCATACGGGCAGCGACCGCTGCGTCCGCGGGCTAGTCACTGTCGAGAGTGAACCCTATCCGCACTGGCAGGCGGAGTGCGACTGTGGCGTGCCGCACGACGACCGGCTCGCCGTCGTCGATGTTGCGCTTCACGCCGCGCTGCGCGAGCCGGTCACGCTAGCGCAGGTCAAGGCGCAGCCGGAGTTCGCCGAATTTCACCTGGTGAAATTCGGCCGGCTCTCGGTGATGCCGGTCTCCGATGAGCACTGGGAACGCGTCATCGAGATGGGTGGCGGGCTAGCCTGA
- a CDS encoding twin-arginine translocase TatA/TatE family subunit, with translation MLGTTEALIIGGIILLLFGAKKLPELAKSLGQSKAAFDEGVAEGAPPADSADAEDDEDDADADED, from the coding sequence ATGCTCGGCACCACCGAGGCGCTCATCATCGGCGGCATCATCCTGCTGCTGTTCGGCGCGAAGAAGCTGCCCGAGCTGGCGAAGAGTCTGGGGCAGTCCAAGGCCGCCTTCGACGAGGGCGTCGCTGAGGGCGCGCCGCCCGCGGACAGTGCGGATGCCGAGGACGACGAGGACGACGCGGACGCCGACGAGGACTGA
- a CDS encoding twin-arginine translocase subunit TatC — translation MDRDAWMTAAGSVQRHTALHLLLAGALFLGAFELAPTLLAELRDRLLPQDATLVYLAPAEYLLLRFRLAGYAALCGLALTAGLDAWVALRGRLAVGSPGVVRVTTVLLVALTLFAVGIAYAQLLMLPLVLEYLHGDAATAGFASTYSLSAFYSFVLLLTVTLGLAFELPLAVLLVLRLELATVAQLAHYRRHLIVGFFVLAALITPPDVISQFLLAVPLLLLFELSLVAGRIAGKG, via the coding sequence GTGGACCGCGACGCGTGGATGACCGCCGCCGGGAGCGTCCAGCGGCATACTGCGCTGCACCTGCTGCTGGCGGGCGCGCTGTTCCTCGGCGCGTTCGAGCTGGCGCCGACGCTGCTGGCCGAGCTGCGCGACCGCCTCCTGCCACAGGACGCGACGCTGGTCTACCTCGCCCCGGCGGAATACCTGCTGCTGCGCTTCCGGCTCGCCGGCTACGCGGCGCTCTGCGGGCTGGCACTCACCGCCGGCCTCGACGCGTGGGTCGCCTTGCGGGGTCGCCTCGCGGTGGGCAGCCCCGGAGTCGTCCGCGTCACAACGGTGCTGCTGGTGGCGCTGACGCTCTTCGCGGTGGGCATCGCGTATGCACAGCTGCTGATGCTGCCACTGGTACTCGAATACCTGCACGGCGACGCGGCGACCGCCGGCTTCGCCTCGACCTACTCCCTGAGCGCATTCTACTCGTTCGTGCTGCTGCTCACGGTCACCCTGGGCCTCGCGTTCGAACTGCCGCTGGCGGTGCTGCTAGTGCTACGGCTCGAACTGGCAACCGTCGCGCAGCTGGCACACTACCGGCGACACCTCATCGTCGGCTTCTTCGTGCTCGCCGCCCTCATCACGCCACCTGACGTAATCTCGCAGTTCCTGCTGGCGGTGCCGCTACTGCTGCTGTTCGAGCTGTCGCTAGTGGCAGGGCGAATCGCTGGCAAGGGCTAA